Proteins from a single region of Engystomops pustulosus chromosome 5, aEngPut4.maternal, whole genome shotgun sequence:
- the LOC140133965 gene encoding uncharacterized protein isoform X1 — MVHHMRKTSSDSHNKRCVMEKSYEHPESDDSFAIARKYLLLELTKKYGKQVNNSPECYNVNIDKENKPIETVPKDKGHILGPQPVASSEIFMSGNFISPMEICGHPVVANGEDVQPGSQAWPVEDSVTSLKEEHVKTGLEEAQKAKSVYECPSLSKTPASPERRSINEIVNMLNRKQMGLCLCGKLDHCSRIPCKAHEAITTQRIQRYKEQGNTTNSCKSTTKCQVQTKHASPIPRATSTTPSRNGPQTGNKTQSQNLDYSTIPCKQQDALPYRNKEQGKIPRSDKSNKGSQVQKERSSSTPQALSTAELRRRQQEEDRTRKRFCHCRNFDQSVMSCKATRLTKKHKNTPIWKSVASLSLLLVFILIFGFLVTIHLRK, encoded by the exons ATGGTGCATCATATGAGGAAAACTAGCAGCGATTCCCACAATAAAA GATGTGTGATGGAGAAAAGTTATGAACATCCTGAATCTGATGACTCTTTTGCAATTGCCAGAAAATATTTGCTTCTTGAATTGACCAAAAAGTATGGAAAACAAGTCAATAACTCACCAG AATGTTACAATGTAAACATAGACAAAGAAAACAAGCCTATAGAAACTGTACCAAAAGATAAGGGACATATACTTGGACCTCAACCTGTTGCTAGTTCTGAAATATTCATGAGTGGAAATTTTATTTCCCCAATGGAAATTTGTGGGCATCCAGTTGTGGCAAACGGAGAAGACGTCCAGCCTGGATCTCAAGCTTGGCCTGTTGAGGATTCTGTTACAAGTTTGAAGGAAGAACATGTGAAGACTGGATTGGAAGAGGCTCAAAAGGCCAAAAGTGTTTATGAATGTCCTTCACTAAGCAAGACACCAGCTtcaccagaaagaagaagtatCAATGAAATTGTGAATATGCTCAACAGGAAACAAATGGGTCTATGCCTTTGTGGGAAATTAGATCACTGTTCACGGATACCATGTAAAGCACATGAGGCCATAACCACTCAAAGAATACAAAGATACAAAGAACAAGGCAACACAACTAACTCCTGCAAGTCTACTACCAAATGTCAAGTCCAGACGAAGCATGCTTCACCTATTCCACGAGCAACGTCAACCACACCATCCCGAAACGGGCCACAAACAGGCAATAAGACACAAAGTCAGAATTTAGATTATTCTACTATTCCATGTAAACAACAGGACGCCCTACCGTACCGAAACAAAGAACAAGGCAAAATACCCAGATCTGACAAGTCTAATAAAGGAAGTCAAGTTCAGAAGGAGCGGAGCTCATCCACTCCACAAGCATTGTCCACCGCAGAGTTACGCAGGAGGCAgcaagaggaagacaggacacgcAAAAGGTTTTGCCATTGTCGGAATTTCGATCAATCCGTTATGTCATGTAAGGCCACAAGActaaccaaaaaacacaaaaacaccccTATTTGGAAGAGCGTTGCTTCCTTATCACTTTTATTAGTTTTCATTCTTATTTTTGGATTCCTGGTGACAATACATCTAAGAAAGTGA
- the LOC140133965 gene encoding uncharacterized protein isoform X2: protein MEKSYEHPESDDSFAIARKYLLLELTKKYGKQVNNSPECYNVNIDKENKPIETVPKDKGHILGPQPVASSEIFMSGNFISPMEICGHPVVANGEDVQPGSQAWPVEDSVTSLKEEHVKTGLEEAQKAKSVYECPSLSKTPASPERRSINEIVNMLNRKQMGLCLCGKLDHCSRIPCKAHEAITTQRIQRYKEQGNTTNSCKSTTKCQVQTKHASPIPRATSTTPSRNGPQTGNKTQSQNLDYSTIPCKQQDALPYRNKEQGKIPRSDKSNKGSQVQKERSSSTPQALSTAELRRRQQEEDRTRKRFCHCRNFDQSVMSCKATRLTKKHKNTPIWKSVASLSLLLVFILIFGFLVTIHLRK, encoded by the exons ATGGAGAAAAGTTATGAACATCCTGAATCTGATGACTCTTTTGCAATTGCCAGAAAATATTTGCTTCTTGAATTGACCAAAAAGTATGGAAAACAAGTCAATAACTCACCAG AATGTTACAATGTAAACATAGACAAAGAAAACAAGCCTATAGAAACTGTACCAAAAGATAAGGGACATATACTTGGACCTCAACCTGTTGCTAGTTCTGAAATATTCATGAGTGGAAATTTTATTTCCCCAATGGAAATTTGTGGGCATCCAGTTGTGGCAAACGGAGAAGACGTCCAGCCTGGATCTCAAGCTTGGCCTGTTGAGGATTCTGTTACAAGTTTGAAGGAAGAACATGTGAAGACTGGATTGGAAGAGGCTCAAAAGGCCAAAAGTGTTTATGAATGTCCTTCACTAAGCAAGACACCAGCTtcaccagaaagaagaagtatCAATGAAATTGTGAATATGCTCAACAGGAAACAAATGGGTCTATGCCTTTGTGGGAAATTAGATCACTGTTCACGGATACCATGTAAAGCACATGAGGCCATAACCACTCAAAGAATACAAAGATACAAAGAACAAGGCAACACAACTAACTCCTGCAAGTCTACTACCAAATGTCAAGTCCAGACGAAGCATGCTTCACCTATTCCACGAGCAACGTCAACCACACCATCCCGAAACGGGCCACAAACAGGCAATAAGACACAAAGTCAGAATTTAGATTATTCTACTATTCCATGTAAACAACAGGACGCCCTACCGTACCGAAACAAAGAACAAGGCAAAATACCCAGATCTGACAAGTCTAATAAAGGAAGTCAAGTTCAGAAGGAGCGGAGCTCATCCACTCCACAAGCATTGTCCACCGCAGAGTTACGCAGGAGGCAgcaagaggaagacaggacacgcAAAAGGTTTTGCCATTGTCGGAATTTCGATCAATCCGTTATGTCATGTAAGGCCACAAGActaaccaaaaaacacaaaaacaccccTATTTGGAAGAGCGTTGCTTCCTTATCACTTTTATTAGTTTTCATTCTTATTTTTGGATTCCTGGTGACAATACATCTAAGAAAGTGA